One genomic window of Hymenobacter sp. J193 includes the following:
- a CDS encoding PAS domain-containing sensor histidine kinase, whose protein sequence is MSEARRRGEAELRFPADSIPELVWTASAEGLVDYYNRFTMEYTGLTKEELGPTGWVGLLYLQEQAAAARRWVQSVASGEAFEGEYRLRRYDGVYRWHTIRARQLSDESGPRWFGTCSDIEEQYRLRQVLQTQYDELSRAHHNLDTFVYAASHDLRQPTNNLRGLFEELRRSASFADPEQAVMLGMVDTALAELDSTLIDLATTVRTQRQQEPVEVLDMSLVLEEIPLGLRPEIMQRGARIDVQVGEAPGLRYSRANLRSVVHNLVSNALKFSHPNRPPLIVLRSYLTPDGQPVLEVRDNGLGMHIDDPAHPIFQLSPASTPT, encoded by the coding sequence CTGAGCGAGGCCCGCCGTCGGGGAGAAGCCGAGCTGCGGTTCCCGGCCGACAGCATTCCCGAGCTGGTGTGGACCGCCTCTGCCGAAGGCTTGGTGGACTACTACAACCGGTTCACCATGGAGTATACCGGCCTGACCAAGGAAGAGCTGGGGCCCACGGGCTGGGTGGGCCTGCTGTACCTGCAGGAGCAGGCGGCTGCCGCCCGCCGCTGGGTGCAGAGCGTAGCCAGTGGGGAGGCGTTTGAGGGCGAATACCGGCTGCGGCGCTACGATGGGGTGTACCGCTGGCACACCATCCGGGCCCGGCAGCTAAGCGACGAAAGCGGCCCACGCTGGTTTGGCACCTGCTCCGATATCGAAGAGCAGTACCGGCTGCGGCAGGTGCTGCAAACGCAGTACGATGAGCTTTCCCGGGCTCACCACAACCTGGATACGTTCGTGTACGCGGCCTCGCACGACCTGCGGCAGCCCACCAACAACCTGCGCGGCCTGTTCGAGGAGCTGCGCCGCTCCGCTTCTTTTGCCGACCCCGAGCAGGCCGTGATGCTGGGCATGGTGGATACCGCCCTGGCGGAGCTGGATAGCACCCTCATCGACCTGGCCACCACCGTGCGCACGCAGCGGCAGCAGGAGCCCGTGGAGGTGCTGGATATGAGCCTGGTGCTGGAAGAAATCCCGCTGGGTTTGCGCCCCGAGATTATGCAGCGCGGGGCGCGCATCGACGTGCAGGTAGGCGAGGCCCCGGGCCTGCGCTACAGCCGGGCCAACCTGCGCTCCGTGGTGCATAACCTGGTGAGCAACGCGCTGAAGTTCAGCCACCCCAACCGCCCGCCGCTCATCGTCTTGCGCAGCTACCTCACCCCGGATGGGCAGCCCGTGCTGGAAGTGCGCGACAACGGCCTGGGCATGCACATCGACGATCCGGCCCACCCGATATTCCAGCTTTCGCCCGCCAGCACACCCACGTAG